One Bombina bombina isolate aBomBom1 chromosome 5, aBomBom1.pri, whole genome shotgun sequence DNA segment encodes these proteins:
- the LOC128659221 gene encoding gastrula zinc finger protein XlCGF26.1-like, with protein sequence MKGPTQRRHHSLVLNVENVLQKISNLKAHERIHTGEKPFKWAECGKSFTEESNMKTHERIHTGEKPFTCTECGKSFTKKRNLKTHERIHTGEITFTCAECGKSFTKKSNLKTHERIHSGEKPFTCTECGKSFTEKSHLKNHEWIHTGEKLFTCTVCGKSFTQMSNLKNHEWIHTGEKPFTCTECGKCFTQMSNLKNHERIHTGEKLFACTECGKSFTEKSNMRTHERIHTGEKPFTCTECGKSFTNKSNLKTHERIHTGEKTFTCAECGKSFTKKSNLKTHERIHTGERPFTCAECGKSFTKQSNLKTHERIHTGEKTFICTECGKSFAEKSHLKNHEWIHTGEKIFTCTECGKSFTQMSNLKNHEWIHTGEKPFTCTECGKSFTQISSLKIHERIHTGEKLFTCTECGKCFTQISTLKTHERIHTGEKPFTCTECGKSFTRMDYVKTHERIHTGEKLFTCTECGKSFTEKSNLKTHERIHTGEKPFTCTECGKSFTQINTLKTHKRIHTGEKPFTCTECGKSFTRMDYLKSHERSHTGEKPFTRTECGKYFTVKSTLKNHERIHTQEKSVSLVQSVEKVFL encoded by the coding sequence ATGAAAGGACCCACACAGAGGCGACACCATTCACTTGTACTCAACGTGGAAAACGTTTTGCAAAAAATTAGTAACCTGAAAGctcatgaaagaattcacacaggagaaaaacctttcaaatgggcagagtgtggaaaaagttttacagaagagAGTAatatgaaaactcatgaaaggattcacacaggggaaaaacctttcacatgtacagagtgtggaaaaagttttacaaaaaagagaAATCTGAAaacacatgaaaggattcacacaggggaaattactttcacatgtgcagagtgtggaaaaagttttacaaaaaagagtaatctgaaaacacatgaaaggattcactcaggggaaaaacctttcacatgtacagagtgtggaaaaagttttacagaaaagagtcatctgaaaaatcatgaatggattcacacaggagaaaagcttttcacatgtacagtgtgtggaaaaagttttacacaaatgagtaatctgaaaaatcatgaatggattcacacaggagaaaagcctttcacatgtacagagtgtggaaaatgttttacacaaatgagtaatctgaaaaatcatgaaaggattcacacaggagaaaagcttttcgcatgtacagagtgtggaaaaagctttaCAGAAAAGAGCAATATGAGAActcatgaaagaattcacacaggggaaaaacctttcacatgtacagagtgtggaaaaagttttacaaataagagtaatctgaaaacacatgaaaggattcacacaggggaaaagactttcacatgtgcagagtgtggaaaaagttttacaaaaaagagcAATCTGAAaacacatgaaaggattcacacaggagaaagacctttcacatgtgcagagtgtggaaaaagttttacaaaacagagtaatctgaaaacacatgaaaggattcacacaggggaaaagactttcatatgtacagagtgtggaaaaagttttgcagaaaagagtcatctgaaaaatcatgaatggattcacacaggggaaaagattttcacatgtacagaatgtggaaaaagttttacacaaatgagtaatctgaaaaatcatgaatggattcacacaggagaaaagcctttcacatgtacagagtgtggaaaaagttttacacaaataagtagtctgaaaattcatgaaaggattcacacaggagaaaagcttttcacatgtacagagtgtggaaaatgttttacacaaattagTACTCTAAAAACTCATGaacggattcacacaggagaaaagccgttcacatgtacagagtgtggaaaaagttttacacgaatggattatgtgaaaactcatgaaaggattcacacaggagaaaagcttttcacatgtacagagtgtggaaaaagctttacagaaaagagtaatctaaaaactcatgaaaggattcacacaggagaaaagcctttcacatgtacagagtgtggaaaaagttttacacaaattaatactctgaaaactcataaaagaattcacacaggagaaaagcctttcacatgtacagagtgtggaaaaagttttacacgaatggattatctgaaaagtcatgaaaggagtcacacaggagaaaagcctttcacacgtacagagtgtggaaaatattTCACAGTTAAAAGTACTCTGAAAaaccatgaaaggattcacacacaggagaaaagcgtttcacttgtacagagtgtggaaaaagttttcctTTGA